The Oryzias melastigma strain HK-1 linkage group LG6, ASM292280v2, whole genome shotgun sequence genome includes a window with the following:
- the LOC112152793 gene encoding cyclin-dependent kinase inhibitor 1C, with product MSHVELSSSALERLVARRTFPLHRRTGVCRNLFGPVDHEELSRDVKAKLREICERDRQRWNFNFEADTPLDGDYKWEEVPGEKSPAFYRDCAQSARTSARLRASSDCTLPETPDVLERLAAPESSGVPCAAEVNQENRAQKVNSGKTSRQIPTAGRKRTASADGNARIPEFFVKRRRSVDKKNIETSACHLSKSSIPVEQTPRKRIR from the exons ATGTCCCACGTCGAGCTATCGAGCAGCGCGCTGGAGAGGTTGGTGGCCCGGAGGACCTTTCCTCTCCACAGGCGCACGGGCGTCTGCCGCAACCTCTTCGGACCCGTGGACCACGAAGAGCTGAGCCGGGACGTGAAAGCCAAGCTGCGGGAGATTTGCGAGCGCGACCGGCAGAGATGGAACTTTAACTTCGAGGCCGACACCCCTCTGGATGGAGATTACAAGTGGGAGGAGGTTCCCGGGGAGAAGAGCCCGGCGTTCTATCGGGACTGCGCGCAGAGCGCCCGGACGTCCGCCAGGCTGAGAGCCTCCTCGGACTGCACTCTCCCGGAAACCCCGGACGTACTGGAGCGCTTAGCGGCCCCCGAAAGCAGCGGCGTGCCGTGTGCGGCGGAGGTGAACCAGGAGAACCGCGCACAGAAAGTCAACTCAGGGAAGACGAGCAGACAGATCCCGACTGCGGGGCGCAAAAGGACGGCGTCTGCGGACGGAAACGCACGCATCCCAG AATTTTTCGTGAAACGAAGGAGGtctgttgacaaaaaaaacattgaaaccaGCGCTTGTCATCTCTCCAAGTCATCCATCCCAGTGGAGCAAACTCCCCGAAAGAGGATCCGCTGA